GGTCCGACTGCAGCGCCGCGTGCGGACGCTGCCCGGCGCGTATTGGCGCTGCCGGGGGAGTCAGGTAGAGGCGTACTCCCCGAACCGCTGTGCTCCGATCTCGCGTTTGAGGTCGGCCTGCTGGGGTGGAGTGTTGCGCTTCTCCTCGTAGACTTTGGTCAGTCGGTCCAGCGCATGTCTCCTGTGATGCGGTGGACATGTGATGGCTGGAGACGTGCTGGGGGCAGTATCGACCTTCCGGCAGCGAAGGTCACGGGTCGGGACGGGTGCGTGGACGTCCGAGTGGTCGCGGCACCCGCAGGGCGAATGGTCCGGCGTGTCAGGGGTTCACCCAGGCGCCGGGGGCGTCGGCCAAAGCGGACACCTCGGCGGGCAGCCGGGCGGATGCGACGTCGGCGAGCGACACGCCGTCGAGGATCTCGCGCACGTTGGACCGCAGTGCGATCCACAAGGGGAGCAGCGACTCGGCGGGGCCGGTGTAGGACAGCTCCGGGGGGCGGACCCCGCGCACCGAGACCAGCGGTCCGTCCACGGCGCGGATGACGTCGGCGATGCTGATGGACTCGGCGGGCCTGGCCAGCCGGTAG
The Streptomyces sp. CGMCC 4.7035 DNA segment above includes these coding regions:
- a CDS encoding RrF2 family transcriptional regulator, coding for MRISARADYAVRAALELAASRDDVPMKAEAIADAQDIPHKFLENILNDMRRGGLVLSRRGGQGGYRLARPAESISIADVIRAVDGPLVSVRGVRPPELSYTGPAESLLPLWIALRSNVREILDGVSLADVASARLPAEVSALADAPGAWVNP